The following coding sequences are from one Thamnophis elegans isolate rThaEle1 chromosome 5, rThaEle1.pri, whole genome shotgun sequence window:
- the SNRPE gene encoding small nuclear ribonucleoprotein E, whose translation MAYRGQGQKVQKVMVQPINLIFRYLQNRSRIQVWLYEQVNMRIEGCIIGFDEYMNLVLDDAEEIHSKTKSRKQLGRIMLKGDNITLLQSVSN comes from the exons ATGGCGTACCGCGGGCAAGGCCAGAAGGTGCAGAAAGTGATGGTGCAGCCTATC AACCTCATTTTCCGCTACCTGCAGAAT AGATCCAGGATTCAGGTTTGGCTATATGAACAAGTAAACATGCGGATAGAAGGCTGTATCATT GGTTTTGATGAATATATGAATTTAGTTCTGGATGATGCTGAGGAAATTCACTCTAAAACAAAATCAAGAAAACAGTTGG GTCGAATCATGTTAAAAGGAGACAAtattactcttctgcaaagtgTTTCCAACTAG